ACAATTCAATCTCTAAAAGCAATTTTGCATTGACCGCTTTGTGTGTTGCAAGTAACAATACAAATTGCACATCAAAATCTAAAATTTCCTCCATATAAGTGCTATAATGAATCTTAGCTAATTTGACACACTTTTTTAAGTCTTCTAAGCTTTTGTCTTTTTGTTTTAAAACTTCTAAAATCTCTTGGGCACTAGGAATTTTTTCTATAGCATTAGATGCCTTAGGTTTCCTTGATAAAAAGGCAACCAACAAGCCTAAAAACAAGATTCCTATAACCGCACCCATTAACACTAAAAACAAAAATTCTTGTTGCATTTTCAAATCCACTCCCCTAATTTCTAAGTTTTAATTATATTCCAACTTCACTTTAAATTTTTGTAGAATTTTCAAACTTTCGTTATAATGGCAAACAAAAATAGAAGGATTTTATATGAATACAAATGAATTTAAACAAAAAGTGAGCGAGATTCAAGCAAAAAGCGAATACAAAGCACCTCTTGGCTTTGGAATCTGTTATGCTGATGTTGGAGTTATGAGCAATAAAGTTTTACAAGCCACTTATCCTGTTTTAAACTGGCAAGAAAACTTTGGCAGTTATGCTATTTTTTGGGATTTGCGTGAAGAATGCGAAATCCTAGAAGATTGTGAAAGTGAATTGGTTTTTGGTATCACAGAAGAATTTGTCATCAAAGCTCTAGAAGCTTTCTCTCCTTACCTAGCAGAAACCCAAAGCAATCCTAACGCACACAAAAATGTAGCCGTAGTTTTAGAATTGCAACGCGCCTTACAAGAAGACAGAATCTATACTGAAAATGGAGATTTTAGATACCGATTCTGTGCTCTCTATGAAGATAAACAATGCAAGAGTGTTGAATCAGCTTATATGAAACTCCTTGCACTTTCTTTAGGTAAGGCACCTCTTAGAAGTCTATATTTGGATGGAATCTTTGGACTTTTAAGTAATGTAGCTTGGAGTGGAAATGTGCCTTTTGAGCTAGATTGGCTAAGAGAAAATGAAATTGCACTCAAAATGCGAGGAGAATTCCCTGCAATTGATTTTGTTGATAAATTCCCACGCTACTTAATGCAAGTCATTCCACAATACGACAATATCCGCCTCCTTGACACCGCAAAAACTCGCTTTGGTGCGTATTTAGGCACAGGTGGCTACACACAAATGCCGGGTGCTAGTTATGTGAATTTCAATGCTGGTGCAATGGGTGCGTGCATGAATGAAGGTAGAATCTCATCTAGCGTAATTGTCGGAG
This portion of the Helicobacter canadensis MIT 98-5491 genome encodes:
- a CDS encoding 2,3,4,5-tetrahydropyridine-2,6-carboxylate N-succinyltransferase, producing the protein MNTNEFKQKVSEIQAKSEYKAPLGFGICYADVGVMSNKVLQATYPVLNWQENFGSYAIFWDLREECEILEDCESELVFGITEEFVIKALEAFSPYLAETQSNPNAHKNVAVVLELQRALQEDRIYTENGDFRYRFCALYEDKQCKSVESAYMKLLALSLGKAPLRSLYLDGIFGLLSNVAWSGNVPFELDWLRENEIALKMRGEFPAIDFVDKFPRYLMQVIPQYDNIRLLDTAKTRFGAYLGTGGYTQMPGASYVNFNAGAMGACMNEGRISSSVIVGEGSDVGGGASILGVLSGGNSDPISIGKNCLLGVNSSTGISLGDGCIVDGGIAILAGTIFQITPQEAQKIKEINPDFEIKDNGLYKGRELSGKNGIHFRCDSKSGVMIAFRSNRKIELNSALH